One segment of Desmodus rotundus isolate HL8 chromosome 6, HLdesRot8A.1, whole genome shotgun sequence DNA contains the following:
- the CHST12 gene encoding carbohydrate sulfotransferase 12, with product MAKTRLFRLGLALGSVFMVVLIIVYWDSVGTAHLPPHTAFSRLHTPGPHPSPGRAAVEQLTPDMDEFLENLLGASTKQNVLLGKKTELPPLPASRRPALGSVEESVRGYDWSSRDAQQGPDSDGRQAERRGMLRDFCANASFVFPTKERSFDDIPNYELNHLIVDDRHGIIYCYVPKVACTNWKRVMIVLSESLLHRGAPYRDPLDIPREYVHNSSTHLTFNKFWRRYGKFSRHLMKIKLKKYTKFLFVRDPFVRLISAFRSKFELENEEFYRKFAVPMLRAYANLTSLPASVGEAFSAGLKVTFSHFIQYLLDPRTEKLAPFNEHWRQVHRLCHPCQIEYDFVGKLETLDQDAAQLLRLLKVDGQLHFPPSYRNRTASSWEEDWFAKIPLAWRRQLYKLYEADFVLFGYPKPEHLLRD from the coding sequence ATGGCCAAGACCCGGCTGTTCCGcctggggctggccctgggctccGTGTTCATGGTGGTCCTGATCATCGTGTACTGGGACAGCGTGGGCACCGCGCACTTGCCCCCGCACACGGCCTTCTCCAGGCTGCACACGccagggccccaccccagcccgggGCGGGCTGCCGTGGAGCAGCTCACACCTGACATGGACGAGTTTTTGGAGAACCTGCTTGGTGCCAGCACAAAGCAGAATGTCCTGCTGGGCAAAAAGACAGAGCTGCCCCCGCTGCCGGCCTCCAGGAGGCCCGCGCTGGGCAGCGTGGAGGAGAGTGTGAGGGGCTATGACTGGTCCAGCCGTGATGCCCAGCAGGGCCCGGACTCCGATGGGCGGCAGGCCGAGCGCAGGGGCATGCTGAGGGACTTCTGCGCCAACGCCAGCTTTGTGTTCCCCACCAAGGAGCGCTCCTTCGATGACATCCCCAACTATGAGCTGAACCACCTGATCGTGGACGACCGACACGGCATCATCTACTGCTACGTGCCCAAGGTGGCCTGCACCAACTGGAAGCGCGTGATGATCGTCCTCAGTGAGAGCCTCCTGCACCGGGGCGCCCCCTACCGCGACCCCCTGGACATCCCCCGCGAGTATGTCCACAACTCCAGCACCCACCTGACCTTCAACAAGTTCTGGCGTCGCTACGGGAAGTTCTCCCGCCACCTCATGAAGATCAAGCTGAAGAAGTACACCAAGTTCCTGTTTGTGCGGGACCCCTTCGTGCGCCTCATCTCGGCCTTCCGCAGCAAGTTCGAGCTGGAGAACGAGGAGTTCTACCGCAAGTTCGCCGTGCCCATGCTCAGGGCCTATGCCAACCTCACCAGTCTGCCTGCGTCTGTGGGCGAGGCCTTCAGCGCGGGCCTCAAGGTCACCTTCTCCCACTTCATCCAGTACCTGCTGGACCCCCGTACTGAGAAGCTGGCACCCTTCAACGAGCACTGGCGGCAGGTGCACCGGCTCTGCCACCCCTGCCAGATCGAGTACGACTTTGTGGGCAAGCTGGAGACCCTGGACCAGGATGCCGCCCAGCTGCTGCGGCTGCTCAAGGTGGATGGGCAGCTCCACTTCCCCCCGAGCTACCGGAACAGAACTGccagcagctgggaggaggacTGGTTCGCCAAAATCCCGCTGGCCTGGAGGCGGCAGCTGTACAAGCTCTACGAGGCCGACTTTGTGCTCTTCGGCTACCCCAAGCCCGAGCACCTGCTCCGGGACTAA
- the GRIFIN gene encoding grifin → MALQFEAFCAEGLAPGWSLLVQGQADSGEDKFEINFLSETGDIAFHVKPRFTSATMVGNAFQGGRWGQEEVSSVFPLALGEPFEMEVSSDAQHFHVHAQEHRVLQFAHRHRPLAAITRVQVLSDQRLAQVQLARRGLGWG, encoded by the exons ATGGCATTGCAG TTCGAAGCCTTCTGTGCAGAGGGCCTGGCCCCGGGCTGGAGCCTGCTGGTGCAGGGGCAGGCGGACTCTGGAGAGGACAA GTTTGAGATCAACTTCCTGTCCGAGACGGGGGATATTGCCTTCCACGTCAAGCCCCGCTTCACCAGCGCCACCATGGTGGGCAACGCCTTCCAGGGCGGCCgctggggccaggaggaggtgTCCAGTGTCTTCCCGCTGGCGCTGGGGGAGCCCTTCGAG ATGGAGGTCAGCTCGGATGCTCAGCACTTCCACGTCCACGCCCAGGAGCACAGGGTGCTGCAGTTCGCCCACCGCCACAGGCCGCTGGCGGCCATCACCCGGGTGCAGGTGCTGAGCGACCAGCGCCTGGCCCAGGTGCAGCTGGccaggaggggcctgggctgggggtga